The Lycium barbarum isolate Lr01 chromosome 9, ASM1917538v2, whole genome shotgun sequence genome has a segment encoding these proteins:
- the LOC132609486 gene encoding lysine-specific demethylase JMJ26-like isoform X6 translates to MPEEAILKACPVCRNLCNCTTCLRLDGLAKHLMFVEVKFSDEEKLEYSKHIVRALLPALEQFNTEQMIEKQIEYQSRALAVSEVNMRKAKYEKDERIYCNYCSAFIVDFHRSCSSCSFQLCLTCCTELRNGNLQADASEVRMQFIDNGPGYLHGKCCSITSTKNRTTEVKIRDRTKVAMASKWKPKENGTIPCPPKDMGGCSKGTLNLRCIFSENWISQLLLKAKEIAHKCTHNDSELHCSCSISKGANDISGGKLRKAAARENSDDNYVFCPAAVDTRRANFRHFRLHLCQGEPVVVTNVLDNALGLSWEPMVMWRIFRLITKAADVLNCLNWCKLEMNIHQFFKGYMEGRLDSYGWPQLLKLNHWPPSGLFDERLPRHGAEFFSCLPFMEYTHPQYGYLNLALRFPDNCSKPDLGPKAYIAYGFPKELGRGDSVTKLHYGVTDTANVLMHTQAVVPTIEQLSAIEKLKQIHKAQDQREFVAEASRMHESKAENKKYSQQSVKADCETNKEGEEYQDREDSISLFGQDSSEGFEEADGGALWDVFRRQDVPKLEEYLRKHFREFRHTYGSLLPQVVHPIHDQTFYLSTEHKRRLKKEYGIEPWTFVQKLGEAVFVPAGCPYQVRNLKSCINVAVDFVSPENVNECIRLTEEFRKLPRNHDARVDKLEVKKIIVHAMSQAVDQLEKTLFRNSEAGIATGLSSSSPISKSINAKPGPNMPKSSSSISEDLSSSKTAKREEYVAPSEDEKPATTEVNLHYPHPVLDVSSANKAMPGPDMPKSSSTLDDLSSSKTAKREEYVAPTENKKPRTAEVNLHSPLPVLSANKAQESTSIPSGKLKQSINKEDVESTFHTVKSFLKSIPEQCSSQQSGLQSNTASNQTLARVVFECSIRLSLEALAYDPMHEKEMYGAIAALNENPSSFFSDEQTKQLVKLKYEFPVMVKKWRDLARAESSYQEFLTSFEEDRKKLDDWIRSEARLKSEYVKKEEQARELEAALQTIKNQKKEIMDERQEASLAAQKIMLSAQEKAGKIESTKTELVTTKMRMDGLQKNWSNFQSKFP, encoded by the exons ATGCCAGAAGAGGCCATTTTAAAAGCTTGCCCTGTATGTCGTAACCTTTGCAACTGCACAACATGCTTGCGGTTAGATGGGTTAGCTAAA CATTTGATGTTTGTTGAAGTAAAGTTCAGTGATGAAGAAAAACTTGAGTATTCTAAGCACATTGTACGAGCACTTTTGCCTGCTTTGGAACAATTTAATACAGAGCAAATGATTGAAAAGCAGATTGAGTATCAGAGTCGAG CATTAGCAGTTTCAGAGGTGAATATGCGCAAAGCAAAATACGAGAAGGATGAGCGCATTTATTG CAACTATTGCAGTGCTTTTATTGTTGATTTTCATCGGAGTTGTTCTAGCTGTTCCTTTCAACTTTGCCTAACTTGTTGCACAGAACTAAGGAATGGAAACCTGCAAGCAGATGCATCCGAAGTGCGGATGCAATTTATTGACAATGGACCAGGTTATTTGCATGGTAAATGTTGTAGCATAACTTCAACAAAGAACAGAACTACTGAAGTTAAAATAAGGGATCGAACCAAGGTGGCAATGGCATCTAAATGGAAACCGAAGGAAAATGGTACCATTCCTTGCCCACCCAAAGATATGGGAGGTTGTAGTAAAGGAACCTTAAATTTGAGATGTATATTTTCTGAGAATTGGATATCACAGCTTTTACTGAAAGCTAAAGAAATAGCACATAAATGTACGCATAATGATTCAGAGCTGCACTGCTCCTGTTCAATTTCTAAGGGTGCAAATGATATTTCTGGTGGCAAGCTACGTAAGGCAGCTGCTCGAGAAAATTCTGATGATAACTATGTATTCTGTCCTGCAGCTGTAGATACTCGGCGTGCAAATTTCAGGCATTTTCGGCTCCATTTGTGTCAGGGTGAACCAGTTGTTGTAACTAACGTTCTTGATAATGCATTGGGATTGAGCTGGGAACCTATGGTAATGTGGCGTATTTTTCGACTAATCACGAAGGCTGCAGATGTTTTAAATTGCTTAAATTGGTGTAAG TTGGAAATGAACATACACCAGTTTTTCAAAGGATACATGGAGGGTCGCCTTGACAGTTATGGGTGGCCTCAACTCTTAAAGTTGAATCACTGGCCGCCATCAGGTCTATTTGATGAGCGGCTGCCACGTCATGGTGCCGAATTTTTTAGTTGTTTGCCTTTTATGGAATATACACATCCTCAATATGGCTATCTCAATCTCGCTCTTAGATTTCCTGATAACTGTTCGAAGCCAGATTTGGGGCCTAAGGCTTACATTGCTTATGGTTTTCCTAAGGAGCTTGGACGTGGAGACTCAGTCACCAAACTACACTATGGTGTGACTGATACG GCCAACGTGTTGATGCACACTCAAGCAGTGGTCCCAACAATTGAACAGCTCTCGGCCATAGAGAAGTTGAAACAAATTCACAAAGCGCAGGATCAGAGGGAATTTGTAGCTGAAGCTAGCAGGATGCATGAAAGTAAAGCTGAGAATAAGAAGTACAGCCAGCAAAGTGTAAAAGCTGATTGTGAAACCAATAAAGAGGGAGAAGAATACCAAGACAGAGAAGATAGTATTTCTCTTTTTGGGCAGGATAGCTCTGAAGGATTTGAAGAAGCAGATGGCGGTGCTCTATGGGATGTCTTTAGGAGGCAAGATGTTCCTAAATTGGAGGAATATCTCAGGAAGCACTTCAGGGAATTTAGGCACACATATGGCTCACTGTTGCCGCAG GTTGTTCATCCCATTCATGATCAAACGTTCTACTTGAGCACTGAGCATAAAAGGAGGCTAAAGAAAGAATATG GCATTGAACCATGGACTTTTGTTCAAAAATTAGGTGAAGCTGTTTTTGTTCCTGCTGGATGCCCTTATCAAGTCAGAAATTTAAAG TCGTGTATCAACGTCGCTGTTGATTTTGTATCTCCTGAAAATGTGAATGAGTGCATCCGTTTGACCGAGGAGTTTCGCAAGCTTCCCAGAAATCATGATGCTAGGGTAGATAAGTTGGAG GTAAAGAAAATAATTGTTCATGCGATGAGCCAAGCAGTGGATCAATTAGAGAAGACACTATT TAGGAACTCTGAAGCAGGCATCGCTACAGGATTATCCTCATCAAGTCCGATAAGCAAAAGTATAAAT GCTAAGCCAGGACCAAATATGCCAAAATCTTCCTCTTCCATTTCGGAAGATCTATCCAGTAGCAAGACTGCCAAAAGAGAAGAATATGTTGCTCCAAGTGAGGATGAGAAACCAGCAACCACCGAAGttaatctacattatccacatccAGTTCTTGATGTGTCTTCAGCAAACAAG GCTATGCCAGGGCCAGATATGCCAAAATCATCCTCCACTTTGGATGATCTGTCCAGCAGCAAGACTGCCAAAAGAGAAGAATATGTTGCTCCAACTGAGAATAAGAAACCAAGAACTGCTGAAGTTAATCTACATTCTCCGCTTCCAGTTCTTTCAGCAAACAAG GCTCAAGAAAGCACATCAATCCCTAGTGGAAAGTTGAAGCAATCCATCAATAAAGAAGATGTGGAATCAACTTTCCACACGGTTAAATCATTCTTGAAGTCTATACCAGAGCAGTGCTCGAGCCAACAATCAGGACTCCAGAGCAACACTGCTTCAAACCAAACACTAGCAAGGGTAGTATTTGAATGCTCAATCAGACTGTCACTGGAGGCATTGGCTTATGACCCAATGCATGAAAAAGAAATGTATGGTGCAATTGCTGCTTTAAATGAAAATCCCTCATCATTCTTTAGCGATGAACAAACCAAGCAATTGGTAAAACTTAAGTATGAATTCCCTGTCATGGTTAAGAAATGGAGGGACTTGGCACGAGCTGAATCAAGTTACCAGGAATTCTTGACCAGCTTCGAAGAGGATAGGAAAAAACTGGATGATTGGATTAGATCAGAAGCCAGGTTGAAGTCGGAGTATGTTAAAAAGGAGGAACAAGCTAGAGAATTGGAAGCAGCCCTTCAAACTATAAAGAACCAGAAAAAAGAAATCATGGATGAAAGACAAGAAGCGTCTCTAGCAGCTCAGAAAATCATGTTGTCAGCTCAAGAAAAAGCTGGCAAGATAGAAAGCACTAAAACTGAATTGGTAACGACAAAGATGCGGATGGATGGCTTGCAAAAAAATTGGTCCAACTTTCAGTCTAAATTCCCCTAG
- the LOC132609486 gene encoding lysine-specific demethylase JMJ29-like isoform X5 — MQSKRKFVIMESSTSEEEDVVDSDEESCGNSKKRKKTGNQTRGGGGENSRRESKNCHQCQRNDKDKVVCCSKCKTKRYCLPCITRWYPGMPEEAILKACPVCRNLCNCTTCLRLDGLAKHLMFVEVKFSDEEKLEYSKHIVRALLPALEQFNTEQMIEKQIEYQSRALAVSEVNMRKAKYEKDERIYCNYCSAFIVDFHRSCSSCSFQLCLTCCTELRNGNLQADASEVRMQFIDNGPGYLHGKCCSITSTKNRTTEVKIRDRTKVAMASKWKPKENAVDTRRANFRHFRLHLCQGEPVVVTNVLDNALGLSWEPMVMWRIFRLITKAADVLNCLNWCKLEMNIHQFFKGYMEGRLDSYGWPQLLKLNHWPPSGLFDERLPRHGAEFFSCLPFMEYTHPQYGYLNLALRFPDNCSKPDLGPKAYIAYGFPKELGRGDSVTKLHYGVTDTANVLMHTQAVVPTIEQLSAIEKLKQIHKAQDQREFVAEASRMHESKAENKKYSQQSVKADCETNKEGEEYQDREDSISLFGQDSSEGFEEADGGALWDVFRRQDVPKLEEYLRKHFREFRHTYGSLLPQVVHPIHDQTFYLSTEHKRRLKKEYGIEPWTFVQKLGEAVFVPAGCPYQVRNLKSCINVAVDFVSPENVNECIRLTEEFRKLPRNHDARVDKLEVKKIIVHAMSQAVDQLEKTLFRNSEAGIATGLSSSSPISKSINAKPGPNMPKSSSSISEDLSSSKTAKREEYVAPSEDEKPATTEVNLHYPHPVLDVSSANKAMPGPDMPKSSSTLDDLSSSKTAKREEYVAPTENKKPRTAEVNLHSPLPVLSANKAQESTSIPSGKLKQSINKEDVESTFHTVKSFLKSIPEQCSSQQSGLQSNTASNQTLARVVFECSIRLSLEALAYDPMHEKEMYGAIAALNENPSSFFSDEQTKQLVKLKYEFPVMVKKWRDLARAESSYQEFLTSFEEDRKKLDDWIRSEARLKSEYVKKEEQARELEAALQTIKNQKKEIMDERQEASLAAQKIMLSAQEKAGKIESTKTELVTTKMRMDGLQKNWSNFQSKFP; from the exons ATGCAAAGCAAGAGGAAATTTGTGATCATGGAAAGCAGCACTAGTGAGGAAGAAGATGTTGTCGATAGTGATGAAGAGAGTTGTGGTAATTcgaagaagaggaagaaaacGGGTAACCAAActagaggaggaggaggagaaaacAGCAGAAGGGAGTCCAAGAACTGTCATCAGTGTCAGAGGAATGACAAAGACAAAGTGGTGTGTTGTTCCAAATGTAAAACTAAAAGATATTGCCTTCCTTGCATCACTCGATG GTACCCTGGGATGCCAGAAGAGGCCATTTTAAAAGCTTGCCCTGTATGTCGTAACCTTTGCAACTGCACAACATGCTTGCGGTTAGATGGGTTAGCTAAA CATTTGATGTTTGTTGAAGTAAAGTTCAGTGATGAAGAAAAACTTGAGTATTCTAAGCACATTGTACGAGCACTTTTGCCTGCTTTGGAACAATTTAATACAGAGCAAATGATTGAAAAGCAGATTGAGTATCAGAGTCGAG CATTAGCAGTTTCAGAGGTGAATATGCGCAAAGCAAAATACGAGAAGGATGAGCGCATTTATTG CAACTATTGCAGTGCTTTTATTGTTGATTTTCATCGGAGTTGTTCTAGCTGTTCCTTTCAACTTTGCCTAACTTGTTGCACAGAACTAAGGAATGGAAACCTGCAAGCAGATGCATCCGAAGTGCGGATGCAATTTATTGACAATGGACCAGGTTATTTGCATGGTAAATGTTGTAGCATAACTTCAACAAAGAACAGAACTACTGAAGTTAAAATAAGGGATCGAACCAAGGTGGCAATGGCATCTAAATGGAAACCGAAGGAAAATG CTGTAGATACTCGGCGTGCAAATTTCAGGCATTTTCGGCTCCATTTGTGTCAGGGTGAACCAGTTGTTGTAACTAACGTTCTTGATAATGCATTGGGATTGAGCTGGGAACCTATGGTAATGTGGCGTATTTTTCGACTAATCACGAAGGCTGCAGATGTTTTAAATTGCTTAAATTGGTGTAAG TTGGAAATGAACATACACCAGTTTTTCAAAGGATACATGGAGGGTCGCCTTGACAGTTATGGGTGGCCTCAACTCTTAAAGTTGAATCACTGGCCGCCATCAGGTCTATTTGATGAGCGGCTGCCACGTCATGGTGCCGAATTTTTTAGTTGTTTGCCTTTTATGGAATATACACATCCTCAATATGGCTATCTCAATCTCGCTCTTAGATTTCCTGATAACTGTTCGAAGCCAGATTTGGGGCCTAAGGCTTACATTGCTTATGGTTTTCCTAAGGAGCTTGGACGTGGAGACTCAGTCACCAAACTACACTATGGTGTGACTGATACG GCCAACGTGTTGATGCACACTCAAGCAGTGGTCCCAACAATTGAACAGCTCTCGGCCATAGAGAAGTTGAAACAAATTCACAAAGCGCAGGATCAGAGGGAATTTGTAGCTGAAGCTAGCAGGATGCATGAAAGTAAAGCTGAGAATAAGAAGTACAGCCAGCAAAGTGTAAAAGCTGATTGTGAAACCAATAAAGAGGGAGAAGAATACCAAGACAGAGAAGATAGTATTTCTCTTTTTGGGCAGGATAGCTCTGAAGGATTTGAAGAAGCAGATGGCGGTGCTCTATGGGATGTCTTTAGGAGGCAAGATGTTCCTAAATTGGAGGAATATCTCAGGAAGCACTTCAGGGAATTTAGGCACACATATGGCTCACTGTTGCCGCAG GTTGTTCATCCCATTCATGATCAAACGTTCTACTTGAGCACTGAGCATAAAAGGAGGCTAAAGAAAGAATATG GCATTGAACCATGGACTTTTGTTCAAAAATTAGGTGAAGCTGTTTTTGTTCCTGCTGGATGCCCTTATCAAGTCAGAAATTTAAAG TCGTGTATCAACGTCGCTGTTGATTTTGTATCTCCTGAAAATGTGAATGAGTGCATCCGTTTGACCGAGGAGTTTCGCAAGCTTCCCAGAAATCATGATGCTAGGGTAGATAAGTTGGAG GTAAAGAAAATAATTGTTCATGCGATGAGCCAAGCAGTGGATCAATTAGAGAAGACACTATT TAGGAACTCTGAAGCAGGCATCGCTACAGGATTATCCTCATCAAGTCCGATAAGCAAAAGTATAAAT GCTAAGCCAGGACCAAATATGCCAAAATCTTCCTCTTCCATTTCGGAAGATCTATCCAGTAGCAAGACTGCCAAAAGAGAAGAATATGTTGCTCCAAGTGAGGATGAGAAACCAGCAACCACCGAAGttaatctacattatccacatccAGTTCTTGATGTGTCTTCAGCAAACAAG GCTATGCCAGGGCCAGATATGCCAAAATCATCCTCCACTTTGGATGATCTGTCCAGCAGCAAGACTGCCAAAAGAGAAGAATATGTTGCTCCAACTGAGAATAAGAAACCAAGAACTGCTGAAGTTAATCTACATTCTCCGCTTCCAGTTCTTTCAGCAAACAAG GCTCAAGAAAGCACATCAATCCCTAGTGGAAAGTTGAAGCAATCCATCAATAAAGAAGATGTGGAATCAACTTTCCACACGGTTAAATCATTCTTGAAGTCTATACCAGAGCAGTGCTCGAGCCAACAATCAGGACTCCAGAGCAACACTGCTTCAAACCAAACACTAGCAAGGGTAGTATTTGAATGCTCAATCAGACTGTCACTGGAGGCATTGGCTTATGACCCAATGCATGAAAAAGAAATGTATGGTGCAATTGCTGCTTTAAATGAAAATCCCTCATCATTCTTTAGCGATGAACAAACCAAGCAATTGGTAAAACTTAAGTATGAATTCCCTGTCATGGTTAAGAAATGGAGGGACTTGGCACGAGCTGAATCAAGTTACCAGGAATTCTTGACCAGCTTCGAAGAGGATAGGAAAAAACTGGATGATTGGATTAGATCAGAAGCCAGGTTGAAGTCGGAGTATGTTAAAAAGGAGGAACAAGCTAGAGAATTGGAAGCAGCCCTTCAAACTATAAAGAACCAGAAAAAAGAAATCATGGATGAAAGACAAGAAGCGTCTCTAGCAGCTCAGAAAATCATGTTGTCAGCTCAAGAAAAAGCTGGCAAGATAGAAAGCACTAAAACTGAATTGGTAACGACAAAGATGCGGATGGATGGCTTGCAAAAAAATTGGTCCAACTTTCAGTCTAAATTCCCCTAG
- the LOC132609486 gene encoding lysine-specific demethylase JMJ25-like isoform X12 — MSAFIELRNGNLQADASEVRMQFIDNGPAVDTRRANFRHFRLHLCQGEPVVVTNVLDNALGLSWEPMVMWRIFRLITKAADVLNCLNWCKLEMNIHQFFKGYMEGRLDSYGWPQLLKLNHWPPSGLFDERLPRHGAEFFSCLPFMEYTHPQYGYLNLALRFPDNCSKPDLGPKAYIAYGFPKELGRGDSVTKLHYGVTDTANVLMHTQAVVPTIEQLSAIEKLKQIHKAQDQREFVAEASRMHESKAENKKYSQQSVKADCETNKEGEEYQDREDSISLFGQDSSEGFEEADGGALWDVFRRQDVPKLEEYLRKHFREFRHTYGSLLPQVVHPIHDQTFYLSTEHKRRLKKEYGIEPWTFVQKLGEAVFVPAGCPYQVRNLKSCINVAVDFVSPENVNECIRLTEEFRKLPRNHDARVDKLEVKKIIVHAMSQAVDQLEKTLFRNSEAGIATGLSSSSPISKSINAKPGPNMPKSSSSISEDLSSSKTAKREEYVAPSEDEKPATTEVNLHYPHPVLDVSSANKAMPGPDMPKSSSTLDDLSSSKTAKREEYVAPTENKKPRTAEVNLHSPLPVLSANKAQESTSIPSGKLKQSINKEDVESTFHTVKSFLKSIPEQCSSQQSGLQSNTASNQTLARVVFECSIRLSLEALAYDPMHEKEMYGAIAALNENPSSFFSDEQTKQLVKLKYEFPVMVKKWRDLARAESSYQEFLTSFEEDRKKLDDWIRSEARLKSEYVKKEEQARELEAALQTIKNQKKEIMDERQEASLAAQKIMLSAQEKAGKIESTKTELVTTKMRMDGLQKNWSNFQSKFP; from the exons ATGAGCGCATTTATTG AACTAAGGAATGGAAACCTGCAAGCAGATGCATCCGAAGTGCGGATGCAATTTATTGACAATGGACCAG CTGTAGATACTCGGCGTGCAAATTTCAGGCATTTTCGGCTCCATTTGTGTCAGGGTGAACCAGTTGTTGTAACTAACGTTCTTGATAATGCATTGGGATTGAGCTGGGAACCTATGGTAATGTGGCGTATTTTTCGACTAATCACGAAGGCTGCAGATGTTTTAAATTGCTTAAATTGGTGTAAG TTGGAAATGAACATACACCAGTTTTTCAAAGGATACATGGAGGGTCGCCTTGACAGTTATGGGTGGCCTCAACTCTTAAAGTTGAATCACTGGCCGCCATCAGGTCTATTTGATGAGCGGCTGCCACGTCATGGTGCCGAATTTTTTAGTTGTTTGCCTTTTATGGAATATACACATCCTCAATATGGCTATCTCAATCTCGCTCTTAGATTTCCTGATAACTGTTCGAAGCCAGATTTGGGGCCTAAGGCTTACATTGCTTATGGTTTTCCTAAGGAGCTTGGACGTGGAGACTCAGTCACCAAACTACACTATGGTGTGACTGATACG GCCAACGTGTTGATGCACACTCAAGCAGTGGTCCCAACAATTGAACAGCTCTCGGCCATAGAGAAGTTGAAACAAATTCACAAAGCGCAGGATCAGAGGGAATTTGTAGCTGAAGCTAGCAGGATGCATGAAAGTAAAGCTGAGAATAAGAAGTACAGCCAGCAAAGTGTAAAAGCTGATTGTGAAACCAATAAAGAGGGAGAAGAATACCAAGACAGAGAAGATAGTATTTCTCTTTTTGGGCAGGATAGCTCTGAAGGATTTGAAGAAGCAGATGGCGGTGCTCTATGGGATGTCTTTAGGAGGCAAGATGTTCCTAAATTGGAGGAATATCTCAGGAAGCACTTCAGGGAATTTAGGCACACATATGGCTCACTGTTGCCGCAG GTTGTTCATCCCATTCATGATCAAACGTTCTACTTGAGCACTGAGCATAAAAGGAGGCTAAAGAAAGAATATG GCATTGAACCATGGACTTTTGTTCAAAAATTAGGTGAAGCTGTTTTTGTTCCTGCTGGATGCCCTTATCAAGTCAGAAATTTAAAG TCGTGTATCAACGTCGCTGTTGATTTTGTATCTCCTGAAAATGTGAATGAGTGCATCCGTTTGACCGAGGAGTTTCGCAAGCTTCCCAGAAATCATGATGCTAGGGTAGATAAGTTGGAG GTAAAGAAAATAATTGTTCATGCGATGAGCCAAGCAGTGGATCAATTAGAGAAGACACTATT TAGGAACTCTGAAGCAGGCATCGCTACAGGATTATCCTCATCAAGTCCGATAAGCAAAAGTATAAAT GCTAAGCCAGGACCAAATATGCCAAAATCTTCCTCTTCCATTTCGGAAGATCTATCCAGTAGCAAGACTGCCAAAAGAGAAGAATATGTTGCTCCAAGTGAGGATGAGAAACCAGCAACCACCGAAGttaatctacattatccacatccAGTTCTTGATGTGTCTTCAGCAAACAAG GCTATGCCAGGGCCAGATATGCCAAAATCATCCTCCACTTTGGATGATCTGTCCAGCAGCAAGACTGCCAAAAGAGAAGAATATGTTGCTCCAACTGAGAATAAGAAACCAAGAACTGCTGAAGTTAATCTACATTCTCCGCTTCCAGTTCTTTCAGCAAACAAG GCTCAAGAAAGCACATCAATCCCTAGTGGAAAGTTGAAGCAATCCATCAATAAAGAAGATGTGGAATCAACTTTCCACACGGTTAAATCATTCTTGAAGTCTATACCAGAGCAGTGCTCGAGCCAACAATCAGGACTCCAGAGCAACACTGCTTCAAACCAAACACTAGCAAGGGTAGTATTTGAATGCTCAATCAGACTGTCACTGGAGGCATTGGCTTATGACCCAATGCATGAAAAAGAAATGTATGGTGCAATTGCTGCTTTAAATGAAAATCCCTCATCATTCTTTAGCGATGAACAAACCAAGCAATTGGTAAAACTTAAGTATGAATTCCCTGTCATGGTTAAGAAATGGAGGGACTTGGCACGAGCTGAATCAAGTTACCAGGAATTCTTGACCAGCTTCGAAGAGGATAGGAAAAAACTGGATGATTGGATTAGATCAGAAGCCAGGTTGAAGTCGGAGTATGTTAAAAAGGAGGAACAAGCTAGAGAATTGGAAGCAGCCCTTCAAACTATAAAGAACCAGAAAAAAGAAATCATGGATGAAAGACAAGAAGCGTCTCTAGCAGCTCAGAAAATCATGTTGTCAGCTCAAGAAAAAGCTGGCAAGATAGAAAGCACTAAAACTGAATTGGTAACGACAAAGATGCGGATGGATGGCTTGCAAAAAAATTGGTCCAACTTTCAGTCTAAATTCCCCTAG